One Acidimicrobiales bacterium DNA segment encodes these proteins:
- a CDS encoding Calx-beta domain-containing protein produces MRRWTATAVALVLAAGPVAAGTETAGAAADRGVTVPGPTWVTAAPRAGAPAPRVAPPAEPAPQPRGAPARFSLSFGSSVPTSVRTAVQAAADLWSPYLASPVPVTVSVAWSPLGAGVLGYGGTPTLSRDFTGAPIGNTFYPAALANALHGADLYPASPDVTLTLNSSFGAWYTGTGGTPPSSTVDLVTVAMHEIGHGLGFLASLEVTGGVGRWGFGYGSPTAYDRTVQNGAGQTLVASFANGSSALATQLTSTAVYQGGYWAVTAARGVRPRLWAPSTWSGSSIDHLSEGTYPASDPHALMTPTIAYGEVHHAPGTIALGILRDSGWTVNVPLGAGAVIGNRSVTEGDGGTLTMSFTVSLSLLPAGPVSVRWATADGSATAPGDYRAASGTATFAAGQASRTVAVTVVGDVAAEADETFTVRLSDPVHLRLVDASGLGTIVDDD; encoded by the coding sequence CGGCAGGGACGGAGACGGCGGGTGCGGCAGCGGACCGGGGCGTGACCGTCCCCGGCCCGACGTGGGTGACGGCGGCGCCGCGGGCGGGCGCGCCGGCGCCGCGGGTGGCGCCGCCGGCCGAGCCGGCGCCACAGCCGAGGGGCGCGCCGGCCCGGTTCTCGCTGTCGTTCGGGTCCTCCGTGCCCACCTCGGTCCGCACCGCCGTCCAGGCGGCCGCCGACCTGTGGTCGCCCTACCTCGCCTCCCCGGTGCCGGTCACCGTGAGCGTCGCGTGGTCGCCGCTCGGCGCCGGGGTGCTCGGCTACGGCGGGACGCCGACCCTCAGCCGGGACTTCACCGGCGCCCCGATCGGCAACACCTTCTACCCGGCGGCCCTCGCCAACGCCCTCCACGGCGCCGACCTGTATCCCGCCTCGCCGGACGTGACCCTCACCCTCAACAGCAGCTTCGGGGCCTGGTACACGGGGACAGGCGGCACCCCGCCGTCGAGCACCGTCGACCTCGTCACCGTCGCCATGCACGAGATCGGCCACGGGCTCGGGTTCCTGGCCTCGCTCGAGGTCACCGGCGGGGTGGGCCGGTGGGGCTTCGGCTACGGGTCGCCGACGGCCTACGACCGGACCGTCCAGAACGGCGCCGGCCAGACCCTGGTGGCCTCGTTCGCCAACGGCTCCTCGGCCCTCGCCACCCAGTTGACCAGCACCGCCGTCTACCAGGGCGGATACTGGGCGGTGACGGCGGCGAGGGGCGTGCGGCCCCGGCTGTGGGCGCCGTCGACGTGGAGCGGGTCGAGCATCGACCACCTGAGCGAGGGCACCTACCCGGCGTCGGACCCGCATGCGCTGATGACCCCGACCATCGCCTACGGCGAGGTCCACCACGCCCCCGGCACGATCGCCCTCGGCATCCTCCGCGACAGCGGCTGGACGGTGAACGTGCCCCTCGGCGCAGGCGCGGTGATCGGCAACCGGTCGGTGACCGAGGGCGACGGCGGGACCCTCACCATGAGCTTCACGGTGAGCTTGAGCCTGCTGCCCGCCGGCCCGGTCAGCGTGCGGTGGGCGACGGCCGACGGCTCGGCGACGGCCCCGGGCGACTACCGGGCGGCCTCGGGGACGGCCACGTTCGCGGCCGGCCAGGCGTCGCGCACGGTGGCGGTCACCGTCGTCGGCGACGTCGCCGCCGAGGCCGACGAGACGTTCACGGTCCGCCTGTCGGACCCCGTCCACCTCCGCCTGGTGGACGCGTCCGGCCTCGGGACGATCGTCGACGACGACTGA